A genome region from Pseudomonadota bacterium includes the following:
- a CDS encoding biopolymer transporter ExbD: MEQSKRAKRMRRHHGRNRTVTLQLVSLMDIFTILVFFLLVNSSDVQVLPNVKDIQMPESIAEQKPRETVVVLVTEHAILVQGRHVATIDEAMNTAGLLIPALQTALLNQNKRLLSQDLAADIAKREVTIMGDKEIPYSLLKKVMATCTQSDYGRISLAVLQRSPVTPATDATAG, translated from the coding sequence ATGGAACAGTCGAAAAGAGCCAAACGAATGCGCAGACACCACGGGCGCAACCGCACCGTTACATTGCAGCTGGTGTCATTGATGGATATTTTCACCATTTTGGTGTTTTTCCTGCTGGTCAATTCCTCAGACGTCCAGGTATTGCCCAATGTGAAAGACATCCAGATGCCCGAATCCATCGCCGAGCAGAAACCCCGCGAGACAGTGGTCGTGCTGGTCACCGAGCACGCTATCCTGGTCCAGGGGAGGCACGTGGCAACGATCGATGAGGCCATGAACACCGCTGGACTATTGATCCCGGCGCTACAAACCGCCCTGTTGAATCAGAACAAGCGACTCCTCAGTCAGGACCTCGCTGCGGACATCGCAAAACGGGAAGTCACGATCATGGGTGACAAGGAAATCCCCTACAGTCTGCTCAAGAAAGTGATGGCGACCTGCACCCAGTCAGACTATGGACGAATTTCTCTGGCGGTCTTGCAGCGGTCGCCGGTAACGCCGGCAACTGACGCCACGGCAGGTTAG
- a CDS encoding biopolymer transporter ExbD encodes MIRRRHRNHRRETADLNVTAFMNLMVVLVPFLLITAVFSRMAVLELNLPGENSEPPQQEASLQLEIIVRDGRIEVGDRDSGRAAVFASKDGEYDLEALGDYLQQVKARYPDKLDATLLLEPDISYDSLVQVMDTVRVVQLVQNERFVQAELFPDISIGDAPPGTR; translated from the coding sequence ATGATTCGCCGCCGTCACAGGAACCATCGGCGGGAAACCGCCGACCTCAACGTTACCGCCTTCATGAACCTGATGGTGGTGTTGGTTCCGTTCCTGCTGATTACCGCTGTGTTCTCCCGGATGGCCGTGCTGGAACTCAACCTGCCCGGCGAAAACAGTGAGCCTCCGCAACAAGAGGCATCGCTGCAACTGGAGATTATTGTTCGCGATGGCCGGATCGAAGTTGGCGATCGCGACAGCGGACGTGCTGCTGTATTTGCCAGCAAAGACGGTGAGTACGACCTGGAAGCATTAGGCGACTATTTGCAGCAGGTCAAGGCGCGATATCCGGACAAGCTGGATGCGACCTTGTTGCTCGAACCCGACATTTCCTACGATTCACTGGTCCAGGTGATGGACACGGTGCGGGTTGTACAACTGGTGCAGAATGAAAGGTTTGTTCAGGCCGAGCTATTCCCTGATATTTCCATCGGCGACGCACCCCCGGGTACAAGGTAA